The Lacrimispora xylanolytica genome has a segment encoding these proteins:
- a CDS encoding ABC transporter substrate-binding protein, which yields MKKSLVKVLTFGALSLLSIALLSGCGKKEAKAGGAGEVYVYNWGEYIDESVVKQFEDETGIKVVYDLFETNEEMYPVIEAGAVKYDAVCPSDYMIQKMRENNLLAEINPDNVPNLKEIDPKYMEMSKSFDPENKYSVPYNWGTVGILYNTKMIDPKDAPKKWSDLWDEKYKDNILMQDSVRDAFMVALKSLGYSMNTTNEAEIKEAKELLIKQKPLVQAYVIDQVRDKMIGGEAAIGVIYSGEMLYIQNEVKDLNLDYSLEYVIPEEGTNLWLDSWVIPANAPNKENAEKWINFLCRPDIAKKNFEYITYPTPNKGAFDLLDPEIKNNKALFPGDDLLKNSEVYQYLGDEVDSLYNEAWKEVKSN from the coding sequence ATGAAAAAAAGTTTAGTAAAGGTGCTCACCTTTGGCGCCCTTTCCCTCTTATCCATTGCTTTGCTCAGTGGCTGCGGAAAAAAAGAAGCAAAGGCCGGCGGCGCTGGTGAGGTTTATGTATACAACTGGGGCGAATACATTGATGAATCCGTCGTCAAACAGTTTGAGGATGAAACCGGCATTAAGGTTGTCTATGATTTATTTGAGACCAATGAAGAGATGTATCCAGTCATTGAGGCTGGCGCGGTGAAATACGATGCGGTTTGCCCTTCTGATTACATGATTCAGAAGATGAGAGAAAACAATCTTCTGGCTGAGATCAATCCGGACAACGTTCCAAACTTAAAGGAAATCGATCCCAAGTACATGGAAATGTCCAAAAGCTTTGACCCGGAAAATAAATATTCCGTTCCTTACAACTGGGGAACCGTAGGAATTCTTTATAACACAAAGATGATAGACCCAAAGGATGCACCGAAGAAATGGTCTGATCTTTGGGATGAGAAATACAAAGACAATATTCTGATGCAGGACAGCGTACGCGATGCCTTTATGGTAGCTTTAAAATCTCTCGGCTACTCCATGAATACCACCAACGAAGCGGAAATCAAGGAAGCCAAGGAGCTTCTCATTAAGCAGAAGCCTCTGGTACAGGCTTATGTCATTGACCAGGTCAGAGATAAGATGATCGGTGGAGAGGCTGCAATCGGAGTGATCTACTCTGGCGAAATGCTTTATATTCAAAATGAAGTTAAGGATCTAAACCTGGATTACTCCCTGGAATATGTGATTCCGGAAGAAGGAACCAACCTGTGGCTGGATTCCTGGGTTATTCCTGCCAATGCACCCAATAAGGAAAATGCAGAGAAATGGATCAATTTCTTATGCCGTCCTGACATCGCTAAGAAGAACTTTGAATATATCACTTATCCGACTCCAAACAAAGGAGCTTTCGATCTTCTTGACCCGGAGATTAAAAATAACAAAGCGCTGTTCCCTGGGGATGATTTGTTAAAGAACAGTGAAGTTTATCAGTATCTTGGGGATGAGGTTGATTCTCTTTATAATGAAGCGTGGAAAGAAGTAAAATCAAATTAA
- the aroC gene encoding chorismate synthase yields MAGSTLGTIWKVTTWGESHGKGVGVVVDGCPAGLPLSEADIQAYLNRRKPGQSKFTTKRQESDEVEILSGVFEGKTTGAPISMAVWNKDQRSKDYGNIMDVYRPGHADYTFDTKYGFRDYRGGGRSSGRETTARVAAGAVAAVFLKQLGIHVTAYTKAVGPYEIDPERFNIEERDENRLYMPDLKTAHMAEKYLEEMMEKTDSVGGVVECIIDGVPAGIGDPVFEKYDAALAKAIMSMGAVKGFEIGNGFLASRSTGSINNDRFIKGKDGRIEKATNHAGGILGGMSDGSQVVFRAAFKPTPSIALPQKTVTRQGEETEIEIKGRHDPIIVPRAVVVVEAMAALTTADLLLVNMSSRMDRIQSFYGQNQ; encoded by the coding sequence ATGGCAGGATCAACACTGGGAACAATATGGAAGGTAACCACCTGGGGGGAATCCCATGGAAAGGGCGTAGGCGTAGTGGTAGATGGTTGTCCCGCAGGACTTCCTCTTTCAGAAGCGGATATTCAGGCTTATCTTAATAGAAGAAAGCCGGGGCAAAGTAAGTTTACCACAAAGCGTCAGGAATCAGATGAAGTAGAGATACTTTCCGGGGTGTTTGAAGGAAAGACGACCGGAGCTCCTATTTCCATGGCAGTATGGAACAAGGACCAGCGTTCCAAGGATTACGGCAATATCATGGACGTATACCGTCCAGGTCATGCAGATTATACCTTTGATACTAAATACGGCTTCCGGGATTACCGGGGAGGCGGACGGTCCTCTGGCAGGGAGACCACGGCCAGGGTAGCAGCCGGTGCTGTTGCCGCCGTATTTTTAAAACAGCTTGGAATCCATGTGACTGCCTATACAAAGGCTGTTGGACCGTATGAGATTGACCCGGAACGTTTTAATATAGAGGAAAGGGATGAAAACCGTCTCTATATGCCGGACTTAAAGACGGCTCACATGGCGGAGAAATATTTAGAAGAGATGATGGAGAAAACTGATTCCGTAGGCGGAGTGGTGGAATGCATCATCGACGGTGTACCAGCAGGCATCGGTGATCCGGTCTTTGAAAAGTATGATGCAGCCCTTGCAAAGGCAATCATGTCTATGGGCGCGGTCAAAGGGTTTGAGATTGGAAACGGATTTTTAGCTTCCCGTTCCACAGGCTCTATCAACAACGACCGTTTCATCAAAGGTAAGGATGGCAGGATCGAAAAGGCCACCAACCATGCCGGCGGAATTCTTGGTGGTATGAGCGACGGTTCCCAGGTGGTATTCCGTGCAGCCTTTAAGCCAACTCCATCCATTGCCCTACCCCAGAAAACGGTGACGAGGCAGGGAGAGGAAACGGAGATTGAAATCAAAGGCCGCCATGACCCTATCATAGTTCCAAGAGCCGTAGTGGTGGTGGAAGCTATGGCAGCCCTTACAACCGCAGATCTGCTCCTCGTTAACATGTCATCAAGAATGGACCGGATTCAGTCTTTCTACGGACAGAATCAATAA
- a CDS encoding diguanylate cyclase, whose amino-acid sequence MSEGERMTEKDEIILLEQIRNMMENKPVSGEIEGTDQVGKDLLEALKKLSHCLTEANQFLKNLAEGNLLAKPPGRDNYMAGELKKLHASLKHMVWQTRQVIHGDYKQRLNFMGDLSEVFNEMVVQLEQRENKLREQAEKERKFNTLLVSIMNSLKEWVVVTDEETGEILYTNELAKKRFYDSSNNTTIFGKDFPLLTRLQSCQGEELEQRYEFTCSHDQIFQVKAYSLLWEDRKAVVHLITDITYQKENEAFLEVMAYKDELTGLNNRRNCLHTIESYIETGAPFSICMIDLDDLKQINDMYGHLNGDEYIKLVSEELKKSAGEEDYTCRFGGDEFVVVYKNCGEREALEKLRAIDERVSDGKKEYPMSISYGVVYVGNSPDILSETILKMADEKMYCFKRTRKEKNCG is encoded by the coding sequence TTGAGCGAAGGTGAAAGAATGACGGAAAAAGATGAAATAATTCTTTTGGAGCAGATCCGTAACATGATGGAAAATAAGCCGGTGAGCGGAGAGATAGAAGGAACAGACCAGGTAGGAAAGGACCTTCTGGAAGCGTTAAAAAAGCTTTCTCACTGCCTGACGGAGGCCAATCAGTTTCTTAAAAATCTGGCAGAAGGAAATCTTCTTGCAAAACCTCCTGGACGGGATAATTATATGGCAGGAGAGCTTAAGAAACTTCATGCATCCTTAAAGCATATGGTCTGGCAGACCAGACAGGTGATTCATGGAGATTATAAACAGCGGCTTAATTTCATGGGGGACTTATCAGAAGTATTTAATGAAATGGTGGTTCAGCTGGAACAAAGAGAAAATAAATTAAGGGAACAGGCGGAGAAGGAAAGAAAGTTCAATACCCTTTTGGTGTCCATTATGAACAGCTTAAAGGAGTGGGTGGTGGTTACTGACGAAGAAACCGGGGAGATACTCTATACCAATGAACTGGCGAAAAAGCGGTTTTATGATTCTTCTAATAATACCACAATTTTTGGAAAGGATTTTCCGTTGTTAACCAGGCTTCAGTCCTGCCAGGGGGAAGAACTGGAGCAGAGGTATGAATTTACATGTTCCCATGACCAAATATTTCAGGTAAAAGCATATTCTTTGCTTTGGGAGGATAGAAAAGCAGTGGTTCATCTCATAACAGATATAACCTATCAAAAAGAAAATGAAGCGTTTTTAGAAGTCATGGCTTATAAAGACGAGCTCACTGGACTGAATAACCGTAGAAACTGCCTTCATACCATTGAGTCTTATATAGAAACAGGAGCTCCTTTCTCCATTTGCATGATTGATCTTGATGATTTAAAGCAGATCAACGATATGTACGGCCATTTGAATGGCGATGAATATATCAAGCTGGTATCAGAGGAGCTTAAAAAGTCCGCCGGTGAGGAGGATTACACCTGCCGGTTCGGCGGCGATGAATTCGTGGTGGTATACAAGAACTGCGGCGAAAGGGAAGCACTGGAAAAATTAAGAGCCATTGACGAGAGGGTGTCCGATGGAAAGAAGGAATATCCCATGTCCATCAGCTATGGCGTGGTGTATGTTGGAAACAGCCCTGACATTCTTTCAGAAACTATTTTAAAAATGGCAGATGAAAAAATGTACTGCTTCAAACGGACCCGTAAAGAAAAAAATTGCGGGTAA
- a CDS encoding DNA adenine methylase — MYIKSPLNYTGGKYKILEPVFQAFPKRIRTFVDVFAGGFNVGINAKAERIICNDQITYLIELFQLFQTTEIHELLKEIQSIIDTYQLTQQNKEGYYALRSEYNKSKDLVMLFVLTCYAFNHQIRFNNSHEFNSPFGRNRSSFNKNIEKNLTQFCQALQEKNIEFSNRDFMELDYSSLGKEDLVYCDPPYLISTGNYNDGNRGFKDWKEKEEKELLGLLDKLDSMGTRFALSNVLYHKGMSNELLIEWSKKYKIHYIDKTYSNCNYQFKERNAVTVEVLITNY; from the coding sequence ATGTACATAAAAAGTCCTCTTAACTATACAGGGGGAAAGTATAAGATACTAGAGCCAGTCTTTCAGGCATTTCCAAAAAGGATAAGGACCTTTGTGGATGTGTTTGCTGGAGGTTTTAACGTGGGAATCAATGCAAAGGCAGAACGGATCATCTGTAACGATCAGATTACTTACCTAATTGAATTGTTCCAGCTGTTTCAAACAACAGAAATCCATGAGCTTTTGAAGGAAATCCAGAGCATCATTGACACGTACCAGTTGACCCAGCAGAATAAGGAGGGCTATTATGCCCTTCGCTCAGAGTATAATAAAAGTAAGGATTTGGTGATGCTGTTCGTGCTCACCTGCTACGCCTTTAATCACCAGATACGCTTTAATAACAGCCATGAGTTCAACTCCCCCTTTGGGAGAAACCGAAGCTCATTTAACAAAAACATTGAAAAGAATCTGACCCAGTTCTGCCAGGCACTGCAGGAAAAGAACATAGAGTTTTCCAACCGGGATTTTATGGAGCTTGACTATTCCTCTCTTGGAAAGGAAGACCTGGTCTACTGTGACCCTCCATATCTGATATCCACAGGAAACTACAACGATGGAAACCGTGGGTTTAAGGATTGGAAGGAAAAGGAAGAAAAGGAATTGTTAGGGCTTTTAGATAAGCTGGATTCCATGGGAACCCGGTTTGCCTTATCCAATGTGCTGTATCATAAAGGCATGTCCAATGAGCTTTTGATTGAGTGGAGTAAAAAGTACAAGATTCATTATATTGACAAGACCTATTCCAATTGCAATTACCAGTTCAAGGAGCGGAATGCGGTTACGGTTGAGGTATTAATAACCAATTATTAA
- a CDS encoding DNA adenine methylase, whose product MRFIGSKTLLLDQIKQVIDERAPEAKSFCDIFSGTAAVARYFKQWYQVSSNDLLYFSYVLQRATVENDTMPEFTLLNEVLGIEDPVVYLNEREKKDLEELPTERRFFQNTYAPVGGRMYLNDENALRIDFARCTVEDWKAAGLLNDHEYYYLVACIVEGIPFVSNTSGTYGAFHKTWERRSYKRYELYRLSVNSNGKENRSYNKNGAELLKEIEGDILYIDPPYNARQYLSNYHVLETAARYDYPEVKGVTGQRADEGQKSEFCMRNKVVPAFEELIANARFSHIILSYSTDGLMTVEEIETAMKAHGKPETFHVYEIPYRRYKSRKVKETERLKELLFYIEKQVPPCT is encoded by the coding sequence ATGAGATTTATTGGAAGCAAGACACTGCTGCTGGACCAGATCAAGCAAGTCATTGATGAACGGGCTCCAGAAGCAAAAAGCTTTTGTGATATATTTTCCGGCACTGCTGCGGTAGCCAGATATTTTAAACAGTGGTATCAGGTCAGCTCCAATGACCTGTTGTATTTTTCATATGTACTGCAGCGTGCCACCGTTGAGAATGACACGATGCCTGAATTTACCCTTCTTAACGAAGTGTTAGGCATTGAAGATCCGGTGGTTTATTTAAATGAAAGAGAAAAGAAGGATTTAGAAGAGCTTCCAACCGAACGGAGGTTTTTTCAAAATACCTATGCCCCGGTAGGCGGGCGCATGTATTTAAACGACGAGAATGCCCTCCGTATCGACTTTGCCAGATGCACGGTTGAGGACTGGAAGGCTGCCGGTCTGCTAAACGATCATGAGTACTACTACCTGGTAGCCTGCATTGTAGAGGGAATCCCCTTTGTGTCCAACACCTCAGGAACCTATGGAGCCTTTCATAAGACCTGGGAGAGGCGCAGCTACAAACGGTACGAGCTCTACCGCCTTTCTGTGAACAGCAACGGAAAAGAGAACCGAAGCTATAATAAGAACGGGGCAGAGCTTTTAAAAGAGATTGAGGGGGACATCCTCTATATCGATCCGCCTTACAATGCGAGACAGTATCTCTCCAATTACCATGTGCTTGAGACGGCTGCCAGATACGATTATCCGGAAGTAAAGGGAGTCACTGGTCAGAGAGCAGACGAAGGTCAGAAGTCGGAATTCTGCATGAGAAATAAGGTAGTTCCTGCTTTTGAGGAGCTGATTGCCAATGCCCGTTTTTCCCATATCATCTTAAGCTACAGTACCGATGGGCTTATGACAGTGGAGGAGATTGAAACGGCTATGAAGGCCCACGGGAAGCCGGAAACCTTTCATGTGTATGAGATTCCCTATCGAAGATATAAAAGCCGAAAGGTGAAAGAGACAGAAAGGCTTAAGGAGCTGTTGTTCTATATAGAAAAGCAGGTGCCACCATGTACATAA
- the rpiB gene encoding ribose 5-phosphate isomerase B — MKIAMGNDHTAIEMKNAIKKFVESKGYEVIDFGTNSTESCDYPTYGEMVGRAVADGEADLGIAICGTGVGISLACNKVKGIRACVCSEPYTAKLSRMHNDSNVLCFGARVVGDEMAKMITENWLDAKYEGGRHQRRVDMVMDIESRN; from the coding sequence ATGAAAATCGCAATGGGAAATGACCATACGGCCATAGAAATGAAGAATGCCATTAAGAAATTTGTGGAAAGCAAAGGATATGAAGTCATTGATTTTGGCACCAATTCCACAGAAAGCTGTGATTATCCAACTTACGGCGAGATGGTAGGACGTGCAGTTGCTGACGGAGAAGCAGATCTTGGAATCGCTATTTGCGGAACCGGAGTAGGAATCTCTCTTGCCTGTAATAAAGTAAAGGGAATCCGTGCCTGTGTCTGCAGCGAGCCTTACACTGCAAAACTTTCCAGAATGCACAATGATTCCAATGTTCTTTGCTTCGGCGCAAGAGTTGTCGGCGATGAGATGGCAAAGATGATCACCGAGAACTGGTTGGATGCCAAGTATGAAGGCGGAAGACATCAGAGACGTGTGGATATGGTTATGGATATCGAGAGCAGAAATTAA
- a CDS encoding lactonase family protein encodes MKGKYMAYVGSYSYNGQAKGITVYDVDVEKGRFVPRCEVEVDNSSYLIASNNGKTLYSIADEGVVSFRIHENGSITRLNSANIKGMRGCHLSTDAEDKYIFVSGYHDGKCTVLRLNEDGSVGDIVTGVFHKGFGSVAERNFRPHVSCSRRTPDGKFIMVADLGIDQVKIYRFDEKDEEMFLIDAIRCDLESAPKCFRFSEDGKFFYLLHELKNVIDVYTYETGDRLPKIEKIQTIETTGKAPLTQLTAACSMRFSNDETHMFCGNAGDNTITVYDRDKKTGLLTFSCCLPVSGSYPKDICVFPDDKHIASINHETGSITFFTVDYEKGLLIMNGKELKVNEPNSCMIVKVSN; translated from the coding sequence ATGAAGGGCAAATACATGGCGTATGTAGGCTCCTATTCCTACAATGGACAGGCCAAGGGAATTACAGTGTATGATGTGGACGTGGAAAAGGGCCGTTTCGTACCCAGATGCGAGGTGGAGGTAGACAATTCTTCCTATCTGATAGCGTCAAATAATGGAAAGACTCTTTATTCCATCGCAGATGAAGGTGTGGTTTCTTTCCGCATTCATGAGAACGGTTCTATTACAAGACTGAATTCTGCCAATATCAAAGGAATGCGCGGCTGCCACCTGTCTACAGATGCAGAGGATAAATATATATTCGTTTCCGGTTATCACGATGGCAAGTGTACCGTACTCAGATTGAATGAAGACGGTTCTGTGGGAGATATTGTAACAGGAGTGTTTCATAAAGGCTTTGGAAGTGTAGCAGAGAGAAATTTCCGCCCTCACGTAAGCTGTTCCAGAAGAACGCCAGACGGAAAGTTCATTATGGTGGCTGACCTTGGAATCGACCAGGTAAAGATTTACCGGTTTGATGAAAAGGATGAGGAGATGTTTTTAATTGATGCCATCCGCTGCGATCTGGAATCTGCTCCTAAGTGCTTCCGGTTCAGCGAGGATGGAAAATTCTTCTATCTTCTTCATGAATTAAAGAATGTTATTGATGTATATACCTATGAAACCGGAGACCGTCTTCCTAAGATTGAGAAGATTCAGACCATTGAGACCACAGGAAAGGCTCCTCTGACTCAACTGACAGCTGCCTGCTCCATGCGTTTTTCAAACGATGAGACTCACATGTTCTGCGGAAATGCTGGGGATAATACCATTACAGTCTATGACCGGGATAAGAAAACAGGACTTCTTACCTTTTCCTGCTGCCTTCCGGTGAGCGGAAGCTATCCTAAAGATATCTGCGTATTCCCCGATGACAAGCACATTGCTTCTATTAACCATGAAACAGGAAGCATTACATTCTTTACCGTGGACTACGAAAAAGGACTTCTTATTATGAACGGAAAAGAGCTGAAGGTCAATGAGCCAAACAGCTGTATGATTGTAAAGGTCAGCAATTAA
- a CDS encoding helix-turn-helix domain-containing protein — MDIGTKLKELRVLKGLTQEELADRAELSKGFISQLERDLTSPSIATLMDILQCLGTSIGEFFNETPEEQIVFGKGDYFAKYERELKHEIRWIIPNAQKNMMEPILLTLEAGGETYPDNPHEGEEFGYVMQGSVSIHIGNKTYKAKKGESFYFISDKKHYLSSKAGATLIWVSSPPSF; from the coding sequence ATGGATATCGGTACAAAATTAAAAGAACTGCGTGTGTTAAAGGGGCTGACTCAGGAAGAGCTGGCTGACCGTGCAGAGCTGTCAAAGGGATTCATATCCCAGCTGGAAAGGGACTTAACATCTCCCTCCATTGCGACTCTTATGGATATATTACAATGTCTGGGAACCTCCATCGGCGAGTTCTTTAATGAAACCCCGGAAGAGCAGATTGTATTTGGCAAAGGGGATTACTTTGCAAAATACGAAAGGGAGCTGAAACACGAGATTCGCTGGATCATTCCCAATGCCCAGAAAAACATGATGGAACCCATTCTTCTTACCCTGGAAGCCGGCGGCGAAACCTACCCGGACAACCCTCATGAGGGAGAGGAATTTGGCTATGTGATGCAGGGCAGTGTATCCATTCATATTGGAAATAAAACATATAAAGCCAAAAAGGGGGAATCCTTTTACTTTATATCAGATAAAAAACATTATTTAAGCAGCAAGGCCGGCGCGACCCTTATCTGGGTAAGTTCACCGCCAAGCTTTTGA
- a CDS encoding ABC transporter permease: MNKKVLSGPYLMWMIGFIIIPLVLIVIYGLTDRSGSFTLANVISISTEEHAKALWLSLLLSFISTVLCLILAYPLAMILRSRGIGQGSFIVFIFILPMWMNFLLRTLAWQTLLEKNGVINGILSTLHLPGQSLINTPGAIILGMVYNFLPFMVLPIYNVLMKIDDNVINAARDLGANSFQVLIRILLPLSIPGIVSGITMVFVPALTTFVISNLLGGSKILLIGNVIEQEFTKGSNWNLGSGLSLVLMIFILISMALIAKYDKNGEGTAF; this comes from the coding sequence ATGAATAAGAAAGTATTATCCGGCCCCTATCTCATGTGGATGATCGGCTTTATCATCATCCCTCTGGTATTAATCGTAATTTATGGATTGACGGACCGGTCCGGCAGCTTTACCCTGGCGAATGTAATTTCCATCAGCACCGAGGAACATGCAAAGGCATTATGGCTTTCTCTTTTACTGTCCTTTATCAGTACGGTCCTTTGCCTGATCTTAGCCTACCCTCTTGCCATGATTCTTCGTTCCAGAGGAATCGGACAGGGTAGCTTTATTGTTTTTATCTTTATTCTGCCTATGTGGATGAACTTTCTTTTACGCACCCTGGCATGGCAGACCCTTTTAGAGAAGAACGGAGTTATTAACGGAATTTTATCCACACTCCATCTTCCCGGACAGAGCCTTATCAACACTCCTGGAGCCATTATCCTTGGTATGGTGTATAACTTCCTGCCATTTATGGTTCTTCCTATTTATAATGTACTGATGAAAATTGATGACAATGTGATTAATGCCGCCAGGGATTTAGGCGCTAACTCCTTTCAGGTGCTCATTCGTATCCTTCTTCCTTTAAGCATACCTGGCATTGTCAGCGGAATCACCATGGTATTTGTTCCGGCCCTGACTACCTTTGTTATCTCAAACCTGTTGGGAGGCAGTAAGATTCTCTTAATCGGTAATGTCATTGAACAGGAATTTACAAAGGGCAGCAACTGGAATCTAGGCTCCGGCCTTTCCTTAGTCCTTATGATTTTCATCCTGATCAGCATGGCACTGATTGCCAAATATGATAAGAACGGGGAGGGAACCGCATTTTGA
- a CDS encoding ABC transporter permease — protein sequence MSRKIDVIKRIIQDFYLVIILVFLYAPIATMGVLSFNSSKSRTQWGGFTMNWYTDLFSSATIMNALYNTLLIAFLSSLIAVIIGTAAAIAINSMDRVPRSVLMGITNIPMLNADIVTGISLMLAFIAFGISLGFNTILIAHITFNIPYVILSVMPKLKQTDKSTYEAAMDLGATSIRAFFKVVFPDILPGVLSGFLLAFTMSLDDFIITHFTRGAGINTLSTLIYSEVRRGIKPSMYALSTIIFITVLVLLLITNFAPKRKK from the coding sequence ATGAGCAGAAAAATAGATGTTATCAAACGAATCATTCAGGATTTTTATCTGGTGATTATTCTGGTGTTCCTTTATGCACCCATTGCCACCATGGGAGTCTTATCCTTTAACAGTTCCAAATCAAGAACCCAATGGGGCGGCTTTACCATGAACTGGTACACGGATCTCTTTTCCAGTGCAACCATCATGAATGCTCTTTACAACACGCTTTTAATCGCTTTTTTATCTTCTCTCATTGCGGTTATTATCGGTACGGCAGCAGCCATTGCCATCAACAGCATGGACCGGGTGCCAAGATCTGTTCTTATGGGAATTACCAACATTCCCATGCTGAATGCGGATATTGTGACAGGAATTTCTCTGATGCTTGCATTTATCGCCTTTGGAATCTCTTTGGGCTTTAACACCATTTTGATTGCACATATTACCTTTAACATTCCGTATGTCATATTAAGCGTCATGCCGAAGTTAAAGCAGACTGATAAAAGTACCTATGAAGCCGCCATGGATTTAGGCGCAACGTCTATAAGGGCGTTCTTTAAGGTAGTATTTCCGGATATACTTCCGGGAGTGCTTTCTGGTTTTCTCCTGGCATTTACCATGTCACTGGATGATTTCATTATCACCCATTTTACACGAGGAGCCGGAATCAATACTCTATCCACCCTGATTTACAGTGAGGTGCGCCGAGGCATTAAGCCTTCCATGTACGCACTTTCAACCATTATCTTTATCACGGTGCTGGTGCTTTTACTCATCACCAATTTTGCACCCAAGAGAAAAAAATAG
- a CDS encoding ABC transporter ATP-binding protein has product MGQPLIDLRNITKSFDGTMVLDDLNLSVKENTFVTLLGPSGCGKTTTLRIIGGFERPGKGQVIFDGQDITNLPPNKRQLNTVFQKYALFAHMSIAENIAFGLKIKNKPKTYIQDKIKYALKLVNLDGFENRSVSSLSGGQQQRIAIARAIVNEPRVLLLDEPLGALDLKLRQDMQYELIRLKNELGITFIYVTHDQEEALTMSDTIVVMNQGYIQQMGSPENIYNEPENAFVADFIGESNIVPGIMLRDELVNIFGAKFACVDKGFGVNKPVDVVIRPEDIDLVTPDQGSISGVVTHLIFKGVHYEMEVTTPDGFEWLVHSTDMFPVGQNVGIHVDPFDIQIMNKPASEDEEAVGINE; this is encoded by the coding sequence ATGGGTCAGCCATTAATTGATTTACGCAATATTACAAAAAGTTTCGACGGTACCATGGTACTGGACGATTTAAACCTTTCCGTGAAAGAAAACACATTTGTCACTTTATTAGGACCCAGCGGCTGCGGCAAAACTACAACCCTGAGAATCATCGGAGGCTTTGAACGGCCGGGAAAAGGACAAGTGATCTTTGACGGTCAGGATATTACTAACCTTCCGCCAAACAAAAGACAGCTTAATACCGTATTTCAGAAATACGCTTTATTTGCACATATGTCCATTGCAGAGAACATCGCATTCGGCCTTAAAATAAAAAACAAGCCAAAAACCTACATTCAGGATAAAATCAAATACGCCTTAAAGCTTGTAAACTTAGACGGCTTTGAAAACCGCAGTGTCAGCTCCTTAAGCGGCGGTCAGCAGCAGAGAATCGCCATTGCAAGAGCCATTGTCAATGAACCAAGAGTACTCCTTCTTGACGAACCTTTGGGAGCCCTTGATTTAAAGCTGAGACAGGATATGCAGTATGAGCTGATCCGTCTGAAAAATGAACTTGGCATCACCTTTATCTACGTGACCCATGACCAGGAAGAAGCTCTTACCATGTCAGATACCATCGTTGTTATGAACCAGGGATATATCCAGCAGATGGGTTCCCCGGAGAACATCTACAATGAGCCGGAAAATGCATTTGTGGCTGACTTTATCGGCGAAAGCAATATCGTTCCCGGCATTATGCTTCGGGATGAGCTGGTCAACATCTTTGGCGCTAAGTTTGCCTGTGTGGACAAGGGCTTTGGAGTGAACAAACCGGTAGACGTTGTTATCCGCCCGGAAGACATTGACCTGGTTACACCAGATCAGGGAAGCATCTCCGGAGTTGTAACTCATCTGATTTTTAAAGGCGTTCATTACGAGATGGAGGTAACCACTCCAGACGGCTTTGAATGGCTGGTACACAGCACTGATATGTTCCCGGTAGGCCAGAATGTAGGCATTCATGTGGACCCATTTGATATCCAGATCATGAATAAGCCTGCGTCAGAAGATGAGGAGGCGGTTGGAATCAATGAATAA